A portion of the Leptospira kanakyensis genome contains these proteins:
- a CDS encoding methylmalonyl-CoA mutase family protein: MTTETLIYTPQNKIRFVTAASLFDGHDASINIMRRILQQSGVEVIHLGHNRSVQEIVQCAIQEDVQGIAITSYQGGHVEYFQYMIDLLKKEGAGHIRVFGGGGGTILPSEIEVLHKYGVAHIYSPDEGRTLGLQGMINDVVKKSDFPTPLSFNGDLTSQIQNKNYLALGQAITQMEFSLLQEKTNYSINLEFPPPKKNIPVLGITGTGGAGKSSLTDELVRRYLHDFPDKTIAILSVDPSKRKTGGALLGDRIRMNSIFNERVYMRSFATREANIALNRSVKGAIQILKSAGYDLIIVETAGIGQSDSEITEVADVSLYVMTPEYGAATQLEKIDMIDYADVISINKFDKRGALDALRDVKKQYQRSRNLFNDPVDVMPVYGTIASQFQDAGTDELYAHLIGVVIQKNKLDWKTNSAKNQKGGEASVVLPPDRVRYLTEIKEEIDRNADWISKEAEIARSAYQLKGAISVLSKKGKSTTDLESEYQLLWDSLSLDSRNILDTWSEKIESFRKEQYSYFVRGKEIKVDNYTVSLSHLKIPKIATPRFVDWGDILHWSYQENFPGFFPYTAGVYPYKRSGEDPTRMFAGEGGPERTNRRFHYLSSGMPAKRLSTAFDSVTLYGEDPDIRPDIYGKIGNSGVNVATLDDAKKLYSGFDLCDPSTSVSMTINGPAPMVLAFFLNAAIDQACEKYIRSEGKTEEVKSQIQKIYATKGQEVPSFGGSLPETNDGLGLLLLGVTGDEVLPKDVYTKLKKEALSQVRGTVQADILKEDQAQNTCIFSTEFALKMMGDIQHHFIQNAVRNFYSVSISGYHIAEAGANPITQVAFTLANGFTYVEYYLSRGMDINEFAPNLSFFFSNGIDPEYSVIGRVARRIWAKAMKFKYRANERSQMLKYHIQTSGRSLHSQEIDFNDIRTTLQALYAIYDNCNSLHTNAYDEAITTPTEESVRRAVAIQLIINRELGLAKNENPLQGAFIIEELTNLVEDAILTEFNRLTERGGVLGAMERMYQRNKIQEESLHYETLKHTGEYPIIGVNTFLNSKGSPTVIPGEVIRSTDEEKRQQIGNLKAFQKRNEGKTEVAITKLKQVARAKENIFQELLETVKVASLGQISHTLYEVGGQYRRNM, from the coding sequence ATGACCACCGAAACCCTCATATACACCCCCCAAAACAAAATTCGCTTTGTGACGGCGGCCTCTCTTTTTGATGGGCACGACGCCTCCATCAATATCATGCGGAGGATTTTGCAACAAAGTGGGGTGGAAGTGATCCACTTGGGCCACAACCGGAGTGTGCAAGAGATTGTCCAATGTGCCATCCAGGAAGACGTCCAAGGGATTGCCATCACCAGTTACCAAGGTGGTCATGTGGAATACTTTCAATACATGATTGATCTTCTAAAAAAAGAAGGGGCAGGTCACATTCGGGTGTTTGGTGGTGGTGGCGGAACCATTCTCCCTTCGGAGATTGAAGTTTTACACAAATATGGTGTGGCTCATATTTATTCTCCTGATGAAGGACGAACCCTTGGATTGCAAGGGATGATCAATGATGTGGTCAAAAAATCTGATTTCCCAACTCCACTTTCGTTTAACGGAGATTTGACGTCACAAATCCAAAATAAAAATTATTTAGCATTGGGCCAAGCCATCACGCAGATGGAATTTTCTCTTCTGCAAGAAAAAACAAATTACTCCATCAATTTAGAATTTCCTCCACCGAAAAAAAACATTCCTGTTCTTGGGATCACAGGGACTGGTGGCGCTGGTAAATCTTCTTTGACTGATGAACTCGTACGTCGTTATTTACATGATTTTCCAGACAAAACCATTGCGATTCTTTCCGTAGACCCATCCAAACGAAAGACTGGTGGTGCCCTCCTTGGAGATCGGATTCGTATGAATTCCATCTTTAACGAAAGAGTGTATATGAGATCGTTTGCGACAAGAGAAGCAAACATTGCCCTCAATCGGAGTGTGAAAGGAGCCATCCAAATTTTAAAGTCTGCGGGTTATGATCTCATCATTGTTGAAACTGCTGGGATTGGGCAAAGTGATTCCGAAATTACTGAGGTCGCCGATGTTTCGTTATACGTGATGACACCAGAATATGGGGCTGCCACCCAATTAGAAAAAATCGATATGATCGATTATGCAGATGTGATTTCGATCAATAAGTTTGACAAACGTGGGGCCCTAGATGCCCTTCGTGATGTTAAAAAACAATACCAAAGGTCTCGCAATTTATTCAATGATCCAGTCGATGTGATGCCCGTGTACGGAACCATTGCGTCACAGTTCCAAGATGCCGGGACAGATGAACTGTATGCCCATTTGATTGGAGTTGTGATCCAAAAAAACAAACTAGATTGGAAAACAAACTCTGCTAAAAACCAAAAAGGAGGAGAAGCCTCCGTTGTGCTTCCACCTGACCGGGTTCGGTATTTGACAGAAATCAAAGAAGAAATTGATCGGAATGCTGATTGGATTTCGAAAGAAGCAGAAATTGCTAGATCCGCCTACCAACTGAAAGGTGCCATTTCTGTTTTATCTAAAAAAGGAAAATCTACAACTGACTTAGAATCCGAATATCAATTGTTATGGGATTCTTTGTCACTTGATTCACGAAACATTCTGGATACATGGTCGGAAAAAATTGAATCCTTTCGTAAGGAACAATATTCTTATTTTGTTCGTGGGAAAGAAATCAAAGTTGATAACTATACAGTTTCCTTAAGCCATTTAAAAATTCCTAAAATTGCCACTCCTCGTTTTGTAGATTGGGGTGATATTTTACATTGGTCTTACCAAGAAAACTTTCCCGGTTTTTTTCCTTATACGGCGGGAGTGTATCCTTACAAACGAAGTGGGGAAGATCCAACTCGTATGTTTGCCGGAGAAGGTGGGCCCGAAAGAACCAACCGTCGTTTCCATTATTTGAGTTCAGGAATGCCCGCCAAACGGCTGTCAACCGCTTTTGACTCGGTGACATTATACGGGGAAGATCCAGACATTCGTCCTGATATTTATGGAAAAATCGGAAATTCTGGTGTGAATGTTGCCACGCTCGATGATGCCAAAAAACTTTATTCCGGTTTTGATCTTTGTGATCCTTCCACTTCTGTATCCATGACCATCAATGGTCCTGCACCAATGGTACTTGCTTTTTTCCTAAATGCAGCCATCGACCAGGCTTGTGAAAAATACATTCGCTCTGAAGGTAAAACAGAAGAAGTGAAATCCCAAATTCAAAAAATCTATGCGACCAAAGGACAAGAGGTTCCAAGTTTCGGCGGTTCTCTCCCAGAAACTAACGATGGTTTGGGTCTTTTGCTTCTTGGTGTGACGGGTGATGAAGTATTACCTAAAGATGTGTACACAAAATTAAAAAAAGAAGCCCTTTCTCAAGTGCGAGGCACTGTGCAAGCAGACATTCTAAAAGAAGACCAAGCCCAAAATACTTGTATTTTCTCTACTGAATTTGCCTTAAAGATGATGGGAGATATCCAACACCATTTCATTCAAAATGCAGTTCGGAATTTTTATTCTGTTTCGATTAGTGGATACCATATTGCTGAGGCAGGTGCCAATCCTATCACCCAAGTTGCTTTTACGTTAGCCAATGGATTCACTTATGTAGAATACTACTTAAGTCGTGGGATGGACATCAACGAGTTTGCTCCGAACCTTTCTTTCTTTTTTTCCAATGGGATTGATCCTGAATATTCTGTGATTGGACGTGTGGCTCGTAGGATTTGGGCCAAAGCAATGAAGTTCAAATACCGAGCCAATGAACGTTCCCAAATGTTAAAGTATCATATCCAAACATCGGGTAGGTCTTTACACTCCCAAGAAATAGATTTTAATGATATAAGAACCACGTTACAGGCATTATACGCCATTTATGATAATTGTAATTCGCTTCATACCAATGCTTATGATGAAGCCATCACAACACCAACAGAAGAATCGGTGCGAAGGGCAGTGGCGATTCAGCTCATCATCAATCGGGAGCTTGGTCTTGCTAAAAATGAAAATCCATTACAAGGTGCTTTCATCATTGAAGAACTCACTAACCTTGTGGAAGACGCGATCTTAACCGAATTCAACCGACTGACGGAAAGAGGTGGGGTACTTGGTGCTATGGAGAGAATGTACCAAAGGAATAAAATCCAAGAAGAATCCCTCCATTATGAAACTTTAAAACATACGGGTGAGTATCCCATCATCGGTGTGAATACTTTTTTAAACAGTAAAGGATCGCCAACGGTAATTCCCGGTGAGGTGATTCGTTCGACAGATGAGGAGAAAAGGCAACAAATCGGAAATTTGAAGGCGTTTCAAAAACGAAATGAAGGCAAAACTGAGGTTGCGATTACAAAATTAAAACAAGTAGCTCGTGCGAAAGAAAATATCTTTCAAGAGTTACTGGAAACAGTGAAAGTGGCGTCCTTAGGGCAGATCTCTCACACTTTGTATGAAGTGGGAGGTCAGTACCGTCGTAACATGTAA